Genomic segment of Desulfatiglans sp.:
GTTTACAGCAGATCATGGTTCCTTTTACATTTACATTAAACATCTTGTCCCAGTCTTCCATAGGGAATTCAAGTGCCGGCCTTTTGAGATTAATGCCCATTGAATTTACGCATATGTCAATGGTGCCAAACTTTTCCACAACCGCATTGATCATCTTTGCCACGCTTTCTTCGTCAGTGACATTGACATAATGTCCGATTGCATCATTGCCTGTCTCTGCTTTCAATTCAGCAGCCTTTTCCTGCAGTATCTTCTCATCTAGCATATCAGCAATAACAATTTTTGCGCCTGCCTTGCTCAACCCCAGGCACAAACCGCCGCCGATACCGCCTGCCCCACCGTTGATCAGTGCGACCCTTCCATCTAGTCTGAATTGATCCGACATCTACATCTCCTCCTCATAAAAATAAAATTTAACTGCCATATATTATGCATATGGTAATTTTCGCTAATTAAAATTTCATACAGTTATTTCAAACGACTGTTTAAATGTCAAGAATCTTTTTATTTTTTAATATTAGCTTTTCTCTTATACATGCATAATATCTCGATATTTTTAAAATAATCTATGGAAAACCTATCCTGAATAGATTATAGGAATGAACGGAGAATATATATAAAGGATTATATGTTAGATGGGTAATAATAAAACAAAAGTGGCAATCGGCGTAAGCGGTGGTGTGGATTCCTCCGTAACAGCCGCGCTTCTTAAAAGGGAAGGTTTTGAATTATGCGGCCTTTCCATGCAGATATATGATGAGGGTATAAAGATAGATACAGCAGGAAAAAATGCCTGTTATGGCCCTAACAAAGAGAATGACCTGGCCTCAGCCAGGGCAATCTGCGACACCCTTCAAATCCCGTTTCATGTTATTGATCTGAGGCAGGAGTTTACTGAAAATGTTATAGAATATTTCAGGTATGAGTATCTTGCGGGCAGGACCCCAAACCCATGCATAGTGTGTAACCGTAAGCTTAAATTTGGATTTCTGCTAGATAAGGCATTGGAATCTGGCATCGGGTTTGACAGGTTTGCGACAGGGCACTATGCAAGGATAGTTGAAAAAAACGGGCGATACCTCCTTAAAAAACCTGTAGATACATCAAAGGATCAGACCTATTTTCTATACTCCCTGTCCCAACACCAGTTGAGCCGAACCCTGTTCCCGCTTGGTGAATACACAAAAAATGAGGTGCGCGAGATCGCAAGGTCTTTAGATCTCCATACATCTGAGAGGCCTGAAAGCCAGGACTTTATCTCAGGTGGTGACTACACCCCATTTTTCAATAAAGAGGATATAAGAGGCGGTGATATTGTAGATAAAGAAGGGAAGGTGCTGGGAAGGCACAGGGGTATCATCTACTATACCATTGGGCAGCGAAAGGGATTAGGCATAGCTGCGCCTAACCCCCTTT
This window contains:
- a CDS encoding SDR family oxidoreductase, whose product is MSDQFRLDGRVALINGGAGGIGGGLCLGLSKAGAKIVIADMLDEKILQEKAAELKAETGNDAIGHYVNVTDEESVAKMINAVVEKFGTIDICVNSMGINLKRPALEFPMEDWDKMFNVNVKGTMICCKHVGSLMKENKKGSIINLSSVRGIRGYTGGNSAYCGTKGAVELITKTLAIELAPFNVRVNAIGPSLVITPGTIHIQKDPELAEKYKALIPLGRLAQVEDMVGPVVFLASDAAGFVTGQTIFIDGGATAS
- the mnmA gene encoding tRNA 2-thiouridine(34) synthase MnmA, whose protein sequence is MGNNKTKVAIGVSGGVDSSVTAALLKREGFELCGLSMQIYDEGIKIDTAGKNACYGPNKENDLASARAICDTLQIPFHVIDLRQEFTENVIEYFRYEYLAGRTPNPCIVCNRKLKFGFLLDKALESGIGFDRFATGHYARIVEKNGRYLLKKPVDTSKDQTYFLYSLSQHQLSRTLFPLGEYTKNEVREIARSLDLHTSERPESQDFISGGDYTPFFNKEDIRGGDIVDKEGKVLGRHRGIIYYTIGQRKGLGIAAPNPLYVSYIDVKNNRIIVSDQSDIMSKEMTVKDINLISVDTLDDPVKTDVKIRVQHRAAPAVVSGIGDGKAIVVFDEPQLAITPGQSAVFYVDDVVLGGGVIE